A DNA window from Thermocladium sp. ECH_B contains the following coding sequences:
- a CDS encoding triose-phosphate isomerase produces the protein MRFPILVINMKAYPEIIGQGSVQLAKVAEDVSKELGVSIAVAPPLTELRRVVEAVSIDVFAQSADPVRPGAATGYTPLEMIKETGARGVILNHSEHRLLLNDLTWXIGRAKELGLEQLVCAPDPESSAAVAALSPTAVAVEPPELIGTGKAVSKEKPGVITRTVELVSRINPGINVITGAGIESGSDVEAALRLGTKGVLVASAIVRAKNWREKVLELARPLQLASFPP, from the coding sequence ATGAGGTTTCCAATTCTCGTGATAAACATGAAGGCCTATCCCGAAATAATAGGTCAAGGCTCGGTTCAATTAGCTAAAGTGGCCGAAGACGTATCCAAAGAGCTGGGGGTATCCATAGCCGTTGCTCCGCCGCTCACTGAGTTGAGGAGGGTAGTTGAGGCCGTGTCAATAGATGTATTCGCACAATCCGCCGATCCGGTACGGCCGGGAGCAGCCACAGGCTACACGCCTCTTGAAATGATTAAGGAAACGGGGGCCCGNGGCGTTATTCTTAATCATAGTGAGCATAGATTATTATTGAATGACTTGACATGGNTGATAGGTAGGGCAAAGGAACTCGGCCTGGAGCAATTAGTGTGCGCCCCGGATCCAGAATCAAGTGCCGCGGTTGCCGCCTTATCGCCCACAGCCGTGGCTGTTGAGCCTCCGGAATTAATAGGTACAGGCAAGGCGGTCAGCAAGGAGAAGCCTGGAGTAATCACTAGGACCGTTGAATTAGTGTCTAGGATAAATCCCGGCATCAATGTTATCACCGGTGCAGGCATAGAATCCGGCAGTGATGTTGAGGCCGCCCTAAGGTTGGGAACCAAGGGAGTTCTAGTGGCTAGTGCAATAGTTAGGGCTAAGAATTGGCGGGAGAAGGTGCTTGAATTAGCTCGTCCACTGCAATTGGCCTCATTCCCGCCTTAA
- a CDS encoding AMP-dependent synthetase yields MSYYDYQLTIDKILNYATSSYPNREIVYWPYNGKRVSLTNREFNSRVRKVASLLLELGVKAGKPGEPGTRVAVLDWNSLRYGELYYAVPSVGATLFTVNVRLAPQEIIYTMNAAKPELLFINIDDFSPLLKPIMENVKSIKAVIYMSDENKVPNNGLGAKMLNYYDETNRQGEASFPELDERTPATMLFTSGTTGLPKGGIHTHRGLVLHSLATIGAVVQPPIELRNTDTAMPLVPMYHVHAWGMPYSLPLAGVKMIYPGKFEWGHMLRLINEEKVTFTAGVPTILYALLSHPDSSKYDLHGVKMIIGGAALPKGLLDASNARGMIVISGYGLTETAPILTIAHLRPEHMNLSDEEKKNIMLRTGLPVALVDLRVVDEYDRDVPPDGKTIGEIAVRSPWLFKEYMGDPEKTKNAWRNGWFHTGDAAVKFEDGYVKIVDRMKDVVKSGGEWISSLRLEDLISTHTSVAAVAVIGVSHDKWGERPIALVVPKKGQQLKEEDIIHHLEQYVIKGVIPKWWLPDKVVILDELPLTSTGKVDKKTLRDKYNNILKQ; encoded by the coding sequence ATGAGTTACTATGACTATCAACTAACAATAGACAAAATATTAAACTATGCTACATCATCATATCCCAATAGAGAGATTGTATATTGGCCATATAATGGTAAACGCGTGTCATTGACAAATAGGGAGTTCAATAGTAGGGTCAGGAAAGTTGCATCGCTATTGCTGGAGCTGGGGGTTAAGGCAGGTAAGCCCGGTGAACCCGGCACCAGGGTTGCTGTGCTGGATTGGAATTCCCTCAGGTATGGTGAATTATATTATGCCGTGCCATCCGTTGGAGCCACTCTTTTTACAGTTAACGTACGTCTAGCTCCACAAGAGATAATATACACAATGAACGCCGCAAAACCTGAACTACTATTCATAAATATAGATGATTTCTCCCCCCTCCTAAAGCCAATAATGGAAAACGTGAAATCGATAAAGGCAGTGATATATATGAGCGATGAAAACAAGGTGCCCAATAACGGTCTCGGAGCCAAGATGCTTAATTACTATGATGAAACCAATCGGCAAGGGGAAGCAAGTTTTCCAGAACTAGATGAAAGAACCCCAGCAACTATGCTATTCACGTCGGGAACCACGGGATTACCCAAGGGAGGCATACATACACATAGGGGACTGGTGCTTCATTCCTTAGCCACCATAGGCGCAGTGGTTCAGCCACCAATAGAATTACGAAACACGGACACCGCTATGCCTCTCGTCCCCATGTATCATGTACACGCATGGGGAATGCCATACTCCCTTCCATTGGCTGGGGTAAAGATGATCTATCCAGGAAAATTTGAGTGGGGCCACATGCTCCGATTAATAAATGAAGAGAAGGTAACATTCACAGCCGGCGTACCTACCATACTATACGCACTGCTTTCTCACCCGGACTCAAGCAAGTATGACTTGCATGGAGTCAAAATGATAATAGGAGGCGCCGCTCTACCCAAGGGATTACTGGATGCCTCTAATGCTAGGGGAATGATCGTCATAAGCGGCTACGGATTAACGGAGACGGCTCCCATACTCACAATTGCCCACCTGCGACCTGAGCACATGAATCTAAGCGATGAAGAGAAGAAGAATATAATGCTCAGAACAGGCCTCCCCGTTGCATTAGTTGACTTGAGGGTGGTGGATGAGTACGATAGAGATGTTCCTCCCGATGGCAAGACCATTGGGGAAATAGCCGTGCGTTCACCATGGTTATTCAAGGAATATATGGGTGATCCAGAGAAGACCAAGAATGCATGGCGTAATGGATGGTTCCATACAGGCGATGCAGCAGTTAAGTTCGAGGATGGCTACGTTAAAATAGTTGATAGAATGAAAGATGTGGTCAAATCGGGCGGCGAATGGATAAGCAGCCTTAGGCTAGAGGACTTAATATCCACCCACACAAGCGTTGCAGCAGTGGCAGTGATAGGCGTTTCACATGATAAGTGGGGCGAGAGACCAATTGCATTAGTGGTGCCAAAGAAGGGCCAGCAATTAAAGGAGGAGGATATCATACATCACTTAGAGCAATATGTAATTAAGGGCGTCATACCTAAGTGGTGGCTCCCGGATAAGGTAGTTATACTGGATGAATTGCCGTTAACCAGCACAGGCAAAGTCGATAAGAAGACGTTAAGGGACAAATATAATAATATATTAAAACAATAG